A genomic region of Runella rosea contains the following coding sequences:
- the metE gene encoding 5-methyltetrahydropteroyltriglutamate--homocysteine S-methyltransferase, with the protein MLKNNLGYPRIGSHRELKKACESYWTGKISQQELLEVGASLRRQHWELQRAAGIDLIPSNDFSLYDHVLDLSLTLDAVPERYQAVLSAHPQNNALDMYFAMARGYQKDGLDIKAMEMTKWFDTNYHYIVPEFTKNQSFRLASDKIFNEFEEALQLGILTKPVLLGPVSYLLLGKEKEEGFHRLDLLPKLLPIYSQILERLHAAGAEWVQFDEPCLALDLTYKEKDALRLAYGTIRAQFPTLKTLLTTYFDGLRDNILTASHLSVCALHVDLVRFPSQFDDLLVALKEPMSLSLGIIDGRNVWKNDYAKSLQFIQKAVAKLGSDRVMIAPSCSLLHCPADLALEKDLPHEIKNWLAFAKQKLDEITDLYDISVNNNVNVLTENQAALMSRRTSPLIHKQHVKKRVAELKEKDTQRKSPFEVRQSKQKFLLNLPLFPTTTIGSFPQTEDVRQLRANYKKGELTPKQYDTAIEEHIQKAVMWQEELGLDVLVHGEFERNDMVEYFGEQLEGYVFTQNGWVQSYGSRCVKPPILYGDIERPRPMTVRWTVYAQSLTQKYMKGMLTGPITILQWSFVRDDQPRSDTMMQLALAIRDEVTDLEKAGIKIIQIDEAAIREGLPLRKSDRKAYLDHAVEAFRLSASVVRDETQIHTHMCYSEFSDIIENIAAMDADVITIETSRSQMELLDDFAGFNYPNEIGPGVYDIHSPRVPTVEEMIGLLKKALTVLPAANLWVNPDCGLKTRKWSETEAALKNMVEAAGRIRSLVEQESYS; encoded by the coding sequence ATGCTAAAAAACAACCTTGGCTACCCCCGGATTGGTAGCCATCGCGAGCTCAAAAAAGCCTGTGAATCCTACTGGACAGGCAAAATCTCTCAACAGGAATTGCTCGAAGTGGGCGCGTCGCTGCGCCGTCAGCATTGGGAGCTGCAACGGGCGGCGGGCATCGACTTGATTCCTTCCAACGATTTTTCGTTGTACGACCATGTGTTAGATCTGAGCCTTACCCTCGACGCCGTGCCCGAGCGCTATCAGGCCGTTTTATCGGCCCATCCCCAAAACAACGCCCTCGACATGTATTTTGCCATGGCACGCGGCTACCAAAAAGATGGGCTCGACATCAAAGCCATGGAAATGACCAAATGGTTTGATACCAATTATCACTACATCGTCCCAGAATTCACCAAAAATCAATCCTTTCGTCTCGCATCTGACAAGATTTTCAATGAATTTGAGGAAGCCTTGCAATTGGGTATTTTGACCAAGCCCGTTTTGCTAGGGCCCGTTTCGTATCTGTTGTTAGGCAAAGAAAAAGAGGAAGGGTTTCATCGGTTAGACCTGCTCCCCAAACTGCTCCCCATTTATTCACAAATACTCGAACGGCTCCACGCCGCTGGGGCCGAGTGGGTTCAATTTGACGAGCCTTGTCTGGCGCTGGATTTAACATACAAAGAAAAAGATGCGTTGCGGTTGGCCTACGGAACCATTCGGGCCCAATTTCCAACCCTAAAAACGCTGTTGACTACTTATTTTGACGGCTTACGCGACAATATACTGACCGCTTCTCACCTATCTGTCTGTGCGTTACACGTTGATTTGGTTCGTTTTCCGAGTCAATTTGACGACCTATTGGTTGCCCTGAAAGAGCCCATGTCGCTGTCGCTGGGCATCATCGACGGGCGGAATGTCTGGAAAAATGACTATGCTAAGTCGTTGCAGTTCATCCAAAAAGCCGTAGCAAAATTGGGGTCAGACCGGGTCATGATTGCACCTTCATGTTCGTTACTGCATTGTCCAGCAGACTTAGCATTGGAAAAAGACCTGCCCCACGAAATCAAAAACTGGCTGGCCTTTGCCAAACAAAAATTGGACGAAATAACTGATTTATACGACATTTCAGTAAATAACAACGTGAATGTATTGACAGAAAACCAAGCCGCCCTCATGAGCCGTAGAACTTCGCCGTTGATTCACAAACAACACGTCAAAAAACGAGTAGCGGAGCTTAAAGAGAAGGATACCCAGCGCAAAAGCCCTTTTGAAGTACGACAAAGCAAGCAAAAATTCCTACTGAATCTTCCGCTTTTTCCCACAACTACCATCGGGTCTTTTCCGCAAACAGAAGATGTGCGTCAACTCCGAGCTAATTACAAAAAAGGGGAACTGACACCCAAACAATACGACACAGCCATTGAAGAACACATTCAAAAAGCGGTAATGTGGCAGGAAGAACTCGGATTGGACGTTCTGGTTCACGGGGAGTTTGAACGCAACGATATGGTAGAATATTTCGGAGAACAACTCGAAGGCTATGTTTTTACACAAAACGGCTGGGTACAGAGCTACGGCTCACGCTGCGTAAAACCGCCCATTCTTTACGGCGACATAGAGCGTCCCCGACCCATGACGGTTCGTTGGACGGTATACGCGCAGTCACTTACCCAAAAATACATGAAAGGTATGCTGACGGGCCCAATTACGATATTACAGTGGTCATTTGTTCGCGATGACCAACCCCGCAGCGACACCATGATGCAGCTTGCGCTGGCCATTCGGGACGAAGTAACTGATTTGGAAAAAGCGGGCATCAAAATCATTCAAATCGACGAAGCCGCCATCCGAGAGGGATTACCACTGCGTAAAAGTGACCGCAAAGCCTACCTCGACCACGCTGTAGAGGCGTTTCGTTTATCGGCATCGGTGGTGCGAGACGAAACCCAGATTCACACGCACATGTGTTATTCGGAGTTCAGTGATATTATTGAAAATATTGCGGCCATGGATGCCGACGTGATCACGATTGAAACATCCCGCTCGCAGATGGAGCTTTTGGACGACTTTGCTGGTTTTAATTATCCCAACGAAATCGGACCTGGCGTGTACGACATTCACAGCCCCCGCGTGCCTACGGTGGAAGAAATGATTGGATTATTGAAAAAAGCATTGACGGTATTGCCTGCAGCAAACCTTTGGGTTAATCCCGACTGCGGCCTAAAAACCCGTAAATGGTCCGAAACCGAAGCCGCCCTCAAAAATATGGTGGAGGCAGCTGGCAGAATACGTAGTTTGGTAGAACAGGAATCTTACTCGTAA
- a CDS encoding hemerythrin domain-containing protein, which yields MTAINEFIDSEKVHQLVLERFEVKPSNQPGMVSGELHQTIGMNPELMEVIQDLYANSDGFPFEKMQKFSLEEILTYLQATHRYYLTKKLPEIEQSLVDIFSKYSESYQLLASLAYFFNNYKAKLIDHIRFEEKDLFPYIQLLIKASKGVQNTLKLASNPDFSICGFMEAHACIEDELEQVSTLIKRYSGNQALPLPYKIFLNQVELFEMELRKHAIIEDHVLVPMALELERNLN from the coding sequence ATGACCGCAATAAACGAGTTTATCGATTCTGAAAAGGTACATCAGCTTGTATTAGAACGGTTTGAAGTAAAGCCTTCGAATCAACCTGGTATGGTGTCGGGAGAGCTGCACCAAACAATTGGTATGAATCCAGAATTAATGGAAGTTATTCAGGATTTGTATGCAAATTCAGACGGTTTTCCCTTTGAAAAGATGCAGAAGTTTTCACTTGAGGAAATTTTGACTTATTTACAGGCAACGCACAGGTATTATCTTACGAAAAAGCTACCTGAAATTGAACAATCGTTGGTGGATATTTTCAGTAAGTACAGTGAGAGTTATCAATTATTGGCAAGTTTGGCTTACTTTTTTAATAATTATAAAGCAAAATTGATTGACCATATTCGCTTTGAAGAAAAGGATTTATTCCCGTACATTCAACTATTAATCAAGGCCTCCAAGGGGGTACAAAACACCCTGAAATTGGCCTCAAACCCCGACTTCAGTATTTGTGGTTTTATGGAAGCTCATGCCTGCATTGAAGATGAACTGGAACAAGTAAGTACATTGATCAAGCGCTATTCGGGCAATCAGGCGCTGCCGTTGCCGTATAAGATTTTTCTCAATCAGGTGGAGCTTTTTGAGATGGAACTGCGCAAACACGCCATCATTGAAGACCACGTTCTGGTGCCAATGGCGTTGGAATTAGAGCGAAATTTGAATTGA
- a CDS encoding sialidase family protein, producing MKSLFLLVSTLFLLAVTVPSRANNPLFADESRAYALPTLAKNNKGEAVLYWTEKDDKNVVYLYFSVSKDGGKTFSDKKLIFADAGLGNGRLARPKLLFKKDGTMAAVFSFRSGGTTPPREQKPAPTAHEGSHANHDKPTTAPASGGRPKRESQIRYTVSKDGGNTWTAPVSVDSDPTPLVRGFFDAVVLPNDEIAVAYLKDVKNSTKHEERDLRMVITKNGVFQEEKLIDPVVCDCCNISLLVDSKGILNVYYRDNNNDIRDIAKMTSADNGATFSKSQILFNDQWQLKGCPHSGATSSVFGESALISWFSGTATNSSGLRVVTNEGKRLFVLDNPTAKNSYLVTAPNASVVVWEQVKEKSEEGVTLIGLRKISPNNVSETRWVENSENGTNASVLVTDNQAIVAYEVKQANKMNTIKVSTVRL from the coding sequence ATGAAAAGTCTCTTTTTGTTAGTTTCCACCCTGTTCTTGCTCGCAGTGACCGTCCCTTCAAGGGCCAATAATCCGCTTTTTGCCGACGAAAGTCGTGCCTACGCTTTGCCTACGCTCGCCAAAAATAATAAAGGCGAAGCGGTGCTTTACTGGACTGAGAAAGACGATAAAAACGTGGTTTATCTTTACTTTTCGGTGTCAAAAGACGGTGGAAAAACATTTTCAGACAAGAAGCTGATTTTTGCCGATGCTGGTTTGGGCAATGGCCGATTGGCGCGTCCGAAATTGTTGTTTAAAAAAGATGGAACGATGGCGGCAGTTTTTTCTTTCCGTTCGGGAGGAACAACGCCGCCTAGAGAGCAAAAACCCGCTCCTACGGCGCACGAAGGCAGCCACGCAAATCATGATAAACCCACAACGGCTCCTGCGAGCGGCGGTCGACCCAAGAGAGAGTCGCAAATTAGATACACCGTTTCAAAAGATGGAGGAAACACTTGGACGGCGCCAGTTTCGGTCGACAGTGACCCAACGCCTTTGGTGAGAGGTTTTTTTGACGCCGTGGTATTGCCAAATGACGAAATTGCGGTGGCTTACCTGAAAGATGTAAAAAACAGCACCAAACACGAAGAAAGAGATTTGCGGATGGTGATTACAAAAAATGGCGTTTTTCAGGAAGAAAAACTCATCGACCCCGTGGTATGCGATTGTTGCAATATCAGCCTATTGGTTGATTCAAAAGGGATTTTGAACGTTTATTACCGTGACAACAACAACGATATTCGGGACATTGCCAAAATGACTTCGGCTGATAACGGCGCTACTTTTTCAAAATCACAAATTCTTTTCAACGACCAATGGCAACTGAAAGGGTGCCCGCACAGCGGAGCGACTTCCAGTGTTTTTGGCGAAAGTGCGCTGATTTCTTGGTTTTCGGGAACCGCCACCAATTCTTCGGGTTTGCGCGTGGTGACCAACGAAGGGAAGCGTCTGTTTGTTTTGGATAACCCAACGGCCAAAAACTCCTACCTCGTGACCGCACCCAATGCTTCGGTGGTGGTATGGGAACAAGTCAAGGAAAAAAGTGAGGAAGGAGTTACGTTGATTGGACTTCGGAAAATTAGCCCCAACAATGTTTCTGAAACACGTTGGGTTGAAAACTCCGAAAACGGAACCAATGCCAGTGTTTTGGTGACCGATAATCAGGCCATTGTGGCTTATGAGGTGAAGCAGGCCAACAAAATGAATACGATTAAAGTTAGTACCGTTCGCCTTTAG